CTGACCTATATCTACTACTACCTAACTAGATCTACCTACTACCTACCTATATCTACCTACTATCTACCTATATCTACCTACTACCTACCTATATctacatactacatacctaTATCTACCTACTACTGACCTATATCTACCTACTACCTACCTATATCTACCTACTACCTACCTatatctacctacatgtactaCTGACATATATCTACCTACTACTGACCTATATCTACCTACTACTGACCTATATCTACCTACTATCTACCTATATCTAACTACTACTGACCTATATCTACCTACTACATACCTATATCTGCCTACTACATACCTATATCTACCTACTACATACCTATATCTACCTACTACCTACCTATATCTACCTACTACATACCTATATCTACCTACTACATACCTATATCTACCTACTACTGACCTATATCTACCTACTACCTACCTATATCTACCTACTACATACCTATATCTACCTACTACCTACCTATATCTACCTACTACCTACCTATATCTACCTACTACATACCTATATCTACCTACTACATACCTATATCTACCTACTACATACCTATATCTACCTACTACATACCTATATCTACCTACTACCTACCTATATCTACCTACTACCTACCTATATCTACCTACTACCTACCTATATCTACCTACTACCTACCTATATCTACCTACTACCTACCTATATCTACCTACTACATACCTATATCTACCTACTACTGACCTATATCTACCTACTACCTGACCTATATCTACCTACTACCTATATCTACCTACTACTGACCTATATCTACCTACTACCTACCTATATCTACCTACTACCTACCTATATCTACCTACTACTGACCTATATCTACCTACTACCTACCTATATCTACCtctaagggaaataactctgatAGATCTGAATGTGTCTAAGCACTTTATTGTCTGCGCAGACTGGTATACTAGAGTTCATGGCGGCTGATGGTTTTGTTAAACTTTGTTAAATGCACATAAAGGAGGTCACACAAAAGAGTCTCATAAAACACCTTAAACCAAAGCGAGATTTGACATTTCTCTGGCCACAATTTAAAGATACTTTTTTTAACAGGGTACGTCGACTTCTGtcacaagggaggtaaccaCGTCATCCTTTGCCATGTGGCTGACTACAAGGGCCTCGTCCATACACGTGAGTTGTAAAGTCTCTTATCCTCATATAAATAACTTGATCTTTAGACATATAATTACAGAGTCATTAACTGTTCTGACAAATAGTTGTTTccattttaaacatgttttattgtacACGAAGCAAAATTACTTTATATTGGACCAGATCACCGAGGACCTTATAGCAATTTATACCCAATGGCTTAATATGTAGATTGATTACGTGTGAAGTGTACATGGCCATTTCATGTAACGGTATTTAATATACCTGTGTTATAGTACCACATGTAACATTCTCGAAGGTCAGCAACGTCTCCGTCTGACCAGTTGTCGTCTACCTCTTTTAATAGGTCACGTGTTCCTTGTCAAATTTACTGTAGATATAAGTCAAGAGTTTTTGTCGGTTCTCTAAGGCCCGTTAGTAAGGTCTACACGCGCAATATAAGTACAACATAAAGGTTGGACTCCGTTCTTCAAACTACACACTTCAGAATCTCcagaaaaaaagggaaaaaaacccagaaaCTTGATCATTTGATCATATTTGGTGCTGTGACCAGGATGTTAGATATagtaatatattacataggCATCATATATACGGTTTATCAAATTAGACAGAATTTGACATCATATACGAAATCATGCGACTGACTTCTAAGTAAGACAAAATACCTAATAAAGTTTGGCATTGACAAGGTAGGGTTCACACGTAACATAAACCATGTCAGAAAAGTAACGTTCGATTGTAACTCTACTGTATGACGAAATACAATGTCATTGACTACATTGATAAAGGTAGTCCTGGCAAGTATTTCCAACTGATCTGAGTTCCAATTTCTGgtgtatttatagataaaaactgATACACTGTCGATAAATATCCcatgttgaaaaaaaatcttaaagtTAATTACATGTTTTACAGCTGTGATGTCTCTGGACACGAACCTTGTAATGAGGATGATCTCGGAAGAAGAAAACAGGATCAAACTGATGCTGGCTAAATTTACAGAGATGATCAAACGGTCTATGGTATGTGGTACATAATAATATACCTACTATGTAATTATCCAGGGATTTCCtgggagttatttcccttttgtCGTATCCTTCCTTTTAGCCCACCATTATctcatttatttatcaataaaatagttATTTATCTTCTATAATATCACGTGTACGTTCATGTTTGTCCTTTTATAGTCATAGGTTGTcagaagagaaaaaaaaaatccaaacttTCACAAACATGAGTTGTCGGGTGGGACAGTGATGACACTTTCCTTTCACCAAGGCGCGCTCCATTcgccaacaagagtgattgataATGATAGGTGATATGAGTTGTTTCACAACggttgtgaaataaataaagttaaatgtttaatatacCAGACAAGGGACATTTGATGGTGGGCGCTGAAATCCCTgtaagatattttgtttttcttagaTTTGTTACATGCAATCATGATGGATACCAAAGTAGCTGTGGTATTCGGTTTCATTTCATTACATTCAGACTGTATCTCCATTTGCCCACATTCTAAATCCTATAAAGAGGGAAGTGTTGTGACAAgaattatagtctatttcagaGTAGTTAACCTAAATCTACCTGGGGTTGTGTAGTAAGTTAGTTTTGGCTTTTGTCAGTTTTTGTCTTTACATATATGGAAATGTTTACTAATCGTATTCAAAACACATCCCTAGTCATACATCTCTCAGGCTTACGTGTTAAAGAATTTAAACATGTTTCCGACAGATGGACGGTCAGGTAATCCGGGCCGTTGGAGAGTCAGGTGAAGCAATCGTGCGTACTGCCAGGGAACAGGAAGTGGATTACATCGTCACCGGAAGTCGTGGTCTGGGAACATTTCGACGGACATTCCTGGGAAGTACCAGTGATTATATCCTACACCATTCCCATATTCCAGTCATGATCGTACAAATCCCGAACACGAGTCATCAATGACGCCATTGATAAACACCGTCCCGTCTTCTATTTCTGGTCAGCTGTGCAGCGTGTACAAGTGGAAGGAGTGTTCTATTGTGTGAAagaatgaaatgtttaaaatagcAATAAAGTATGTGTGCTgttcttttaattatttttctcactTGTTTACCCTTTTACCATatgtatttcatggaaataGTGTTTGTCATCATTTACAGCACGAATCATTTTGTTGGCGAGGAAAACATATGCAAAAGTTATCCCGCATTTGCATGTTGTCCTTTTGGGAAAGACATGTTCAACTGtcaaatcaaagatggctgcatgtctGCAATATCGTTTTCGATCGGATTAGAAAGTTCTGgtaggatatttctcaaatttcaaaacatataaGTTTTCCTTGAGTCTGGactggaaaacaaaatggccgaatGGCGACCACCTTTTAATTTTATcagttgaagattgttatcgctatttctcagattCTTCTTAAACCTTACGTTGATTGTATATGattatgttataaaaaaaattaaggagAAAAGAAAGGGAAAGTAGAGAAAGATCGACCTACACATTGTAGAATCATTCAATATGGTAAGCGCCAAGATCCCCCTGGGATCTGTTTTTATCGTGCCTTTGtttaattagaaaatatatttgCATGAAATTCAGTTATACAAGTACATTGTACGTATGTTTTGTTATCTATGGCCCGAATATCGACATACCGGAGCAGCCTGGGTCCAGACATGAGATCTGGCCAGCACCCCTTGAATTAATAATATGATGGGATTATGCGATATCGTGtagtgtattatatacacactatacacGTGTATACTGTAACGTAGATTGACTGTACAAATGACCGGGCAGCTCTGGGGAATCCATCAAACCAATTAGCCGACTTttcaacatgaaatatttatgagGTTACACTCATTATTTCACATAAACCTTCGTCATTAGCTAATTCAGATctctttgtaaaaatgtttaatctttctttgaaaaaataaaacctcTGTCattaatttgatgaaatatactgTACCGAAGACTTCACGTTATTCGAAGCTCAATCTACGAAAATATAAGGAACAAAATTAAATGGTGATCATTTAAAACGTTAACATGACTGAACAATCTTCAAGGATAAAGAAGTTTGACATTCCTCAGGTCCCATGACTGAACAATCGTCAAGGATAAAGAAGTTTGACATTCCTCATGTCCCATGACTGAACAATCTTCAAGGATAAAGAAGTTTGACATTCCTCAGGTCCCATGACTGAACAATCTTCAAGGATAAAGAAGTTTGACATTCCTCAGGTCCCTATGCGGAGTGTTAGTGATAGCACTGGGTGCAGAGTTTTCGAGTCCCTGTGTTGAGTGTCAGGAATGGCTATTGGCTAGAAGTTTTCAATCCCCTGTGTGCTGTATCAATGACAAAACCGAGTGTGTAATTTTTGAGAAATACATGTAACGGGATCTCCATTGGCATTACGTCATGTCTGGGTTCTATGATGTAATATATGGCTAGGGCAGCCGAACAAACGGATATAACAGATAACTACTATGATGACCGGCCAAAACGTGAAAGGAAATCCGGAAGGCAAGTAAAAAGGACCTGAATTTGGTCGTCGAGAGGAGATATTGCTTATTTCTAGTATTAAAAAGTACTACCGCGGGCTCTGTCTAAACCAGACTCCACCGTGACTGCATAATTAGGCCGGTTTGTGCAAATTTCCTTCATCTTAGTGATCCGATCCTCTGTCATCCATTTTCAATTCATCCAAATTAGGTAGATACCGGTCAGCATCCGAATTAGGTAGATAACGGTCagcatttttagcccaccatcatcagatggtgggctgttcaaatcgccctgcgtccgtggtccgtcgtccgtccgtccctccgtccgtccgtccgtccgtccctccgtccgtccgtccgtccgtccctccgtccgtaaacaattcttgttatcgctatttctcagaaagtactgaagggatctttctcaaatttcatatgtaggttctccttggtgcctagttatgcatattgcgttttgagaccaatctgaaaacaacatggccgacaggcagccatcttggattttgacaattgaagtttgttatcgctatttctgagaaagtactgaagggatctttctcaaatttcatatgcaggttccccttggtgtctagttatgcatattgcgatttgagaccaattggaaaacaacatggccgacaggcagccatcttggattttgacaattgaagtttgttatcgctatttctgagaaagcactgaatggatctttcttaaatttcatatgtaggtttcccttggtgcctagttatgcatattgcgttttgagaccaatctgaaaacaacatggccgacaggcagccatcttggattttgacaattgaaatttgttatcgctatttctgagaaagtacttaagggatcattctcaaatttcatatgcaggttccccttggtgcctagttatgcatattgcgttttgagaccaatctgaaaacaacatggccgacaggcagccatcttggattttgacaattgaagtttgttatcgctatttctgagaaagtactgaatggatctttctgaaatttcatatgtaggtttcccttggtgcctagttatgcatattgtgttttgagaccaatctgaaaacaacatggccgacaggcagccatcttggattttgacaattgaagtttgttatcgctatttctgagaaagtactgaatggatctttctgaaatttcatatgtaggtttcccttggtgccttgttatgcatattgcgttttgagaccaatctgaaaacaacatggccgacaggcagccatcttggattttgacaattgaagtttgttatcactatttctgagaaagtacttaatggatctttctgaaacttcatatgtaagtttcccttggtgcctagttatgcatattgcattttgagaccaatctgaaaataacatggccgacaggcagccatcttggattttgacaattgaagtttgttatcgctatttctgagaaaatactgaagggatctttctcaaatttcattttgaggttccccttggtgcctcattatgcttgttgtattttgagatcaattggaaaacaatatggccgacagaccgccatcttgaattttgacaattgaagtttgttatctctatttctcaaagtactgaatggatctttctcaaatttcataagtaggttccccttggtcctttgtattgcatttttggaccagtctgtcctgaaaacaacctggaaaacaaacagccattatcgttcaATCTcagatttcttatatagctaggattcccttgtttgaaaagtactggatggatgtctcaatttgcacagattagtaaaatgaagggaaaagtagagaaaagatcagtctgacatggaacctatgaagatcattcaatggtgggcgccaagatccctctgggatctcttgttgtcaATTTTATCGATGAGTTCAGGAGCGTCGCGCTAACGCCTCTGTATCCAATTCatcacattttcattttccGCTTTGATATCCAACTCCTTATCTGTATCCGTACCAGCATAGACTGGTCAGACATTGTCACACTCAGAATAATTTTTCGATATCTTGTTGATCTCCGTAGGCCTAGTGGCAGAAACCTTTGTTATTTCTTCAGTTTATTCCGCAATTATGAGGCCCTCGACAGGAAATCTCACTAGCAAAAAGCAGTTTGTTATTGTAACTGACACAATAACGTGAAGCgtttttcattgaaaattttCTAGAAGAACTACATATTTGGACAAACCGCCGGGAGCGCATTCTTCACTCCGACACGTGGAATATGGACCTCGTGGAATATGGACCCCGTTGAAAACTGACCCCGTTACAAATGGTTTAAAATTTCGTAACTCAACGCGCCCTGCGAAATCGATTAATATTGCTGACTCGACCACATCAAATGTCAAGGGAACTTGGTCAAAGCTCAAGGTCAGGGAATGAGTTAATTTCACGTGAAGCATGGTTATGATGTTTTTTCAAGCAAACGAGGGAAATTTTGAGTGTCTTGTAGCtacattcaacattcagaaaTGAATGTTGTGTTGCGCGACATACGGAAtgcgacattcagattttgaatgttgtgtagcTTGACATACGTCATTCTGATTTTGAGTGTTGTGTAGCTCGGCATACGTCATTCAGATTTTGAGTGTTGTGTAGCTTGACATACGTCATTCAGATTTTGAGTGTTGTGTAGCTCGGAATACGACATGCGACATTCAGGTTTTGAATTTTGTGTAGCAGGACATACGACATTTAAGGACTGTcaattttgttgtttgcatggactgatgaagggaagtgaacctcgtgcaaatgaagttaACTGcgaacctcgtgcaaatgaagtgaactgcttcgcagttcatgtaccatttgcacgaggttcatTTCCCtccaccagattgcaaaattcgaTCGCAACGGTGTGAagtaagtgcgtcactttgtaacattgttatacttatcgtacatgtgtgcacagaagtggaacagcagacagtcagctatttttgtcgccaaggcaacacaaaatatagtcccatacacgttttgattattacgatgttgatacacataaatacgatattttcaaggtaaaatattcatttataacaaatatttatgatattataaattaaaaacttagcaatacacatataaatacgaatttaaagtgcagtgttgacagtatacagtgtaatatgtgtgtgatttggtcactcgagacacagagagcacaaggttaacgtgacgacagttcagtgaaatatcacaacattaaaaacagtgtttatatacTCTCTAAAGCATTGAAAAaattttgtaaggttttataataTGAATGAATGTTGGGTTTTTAGTCTTTtgattatttatagatgtcatatgttactcaaaactTAACGCCGAACCCCTGTTACCTAGACTGggcccctgtctctagaatattaaaattataaataaaattgagctttatgattttgatccctaggatatgtctgagtttcaaactaggggcagataacctggtattagaatttagcttggcaattcttaaaaaaaacaaaaaacctgtTACCGTATGTaatgcagtctaatagccgggcTATTCAGAGCTCGAGTAAAAGTGTAACAaagtggattttagtcgcaggttagctgatgatgtacatggtgttcttgaaatattggatttcattgtcgcatTGGCGTTATGGGATGTacattctgataatagtaagtaaagaaatattgatttgaaaattggcggtattcgacggccggaaactcGTGTCCTCCATAtttttagattgagtcaaattgcGACAATAATTTGTCCCTAtgctcgatatagcatactgctgctaccagtctgttttgtgttgctaaatagtgttaaaattgaggtttcttttctgtgaccactaaaattgtatcaagcatggcattcgagatacagctaacgttagacctactgcgctacgtaggtcatgagctcggtgctattgggagtgtcagtgttctgtcagatcctgttttctaaattgtctgcattatactggcatttttattagcacatgaagcggctattccacttgtgttcatatacgtttataacaatgttacacaattctaaaatgaaagtgcattcaagtctgaggcggtacataactcgatcgccattgtaaactcagtaAATGAccacacgccggcaagaaagtgattcgtctctcagaacagaagctTGCACtcgacccaaaatcttcaacgggaaatgaagtgatctgagtttactatgttcattgtGGCCGAGCgtagtgaaaatgtaaatattaagatTTGAATGTTGTACCCGGTTTCAggatagataaacaaaatatattgttatgtaaCACAGTTTTAACGTGACGTCATTATtttgttgccgtgacgtcactGTATTGTTTTCATGGAGTCACTGTATTGTTGCCGGCATTGGAGATCTGTCATACCCTCTAGGTGTTTTAAAACACACTCTAGGTGTGACATAGAAATCTTGAGCAGTAAATGAGAGACGATTCTGAATGATAGGAGTAGGGGAGGGGTGTGATCTAGCAATTACATTGCATCATACCTTCTAAACGTCACCACGTCAGACGAATCAATGGAACGATTAGACAAAATGAAACGAAATTCGTCACAATCGCTATTTTGTTTCACGTGCTAAACTGTTCCTATAGACAATAGGAGCTAGTAGAGTAGATATGGCCATCAACGCTCCCCTGGTATCACATGACAAGATACGGAAACCGGTTAGTGCCACATGAAGCAAACTGTTTatgtcgtaattacgactttgtatgtcgtaataacgacttagctatctCGTAATTCCGACATGAAAAGTTGACTTCATGTGGCACTAACCGGCTCCCGTAAGAAGACGACAAGCCCTGGTGCTGCAAATACTTGGCGACAAGCCGAGATTCCGTGCCTGGTGTTCCCCGCGGACCGACAGGGCGACAAGAACACTCTCCATGTCAGCGTTGTTGTTGATTGCAGATTAAGGTTTTCATTTCAGTGACTTACAAACATGAATGGTTAGGATGTTACCATGGAATACACACGTTAGACTTACTAGCGATATTTGGGCCCAAGGGTTTCACACGTGCCAGGGCCAAGAGACCAAGGTTTTCGCACGTTACTGGTAACACTAGTGACAAACGAGCAGAAACCTGACATCTTATGTAACAGGTCTGTTCGGAACAGTAACAAAATAATCGAATCTCGATTAAATCGTTTACTTTTAATTACACGTAAATTATTCTGCATCTCCATGGAAGTCTCCCTCTTCGCTATGTCAGTTAAGgacgttttttttatttattatattgacTATTGAGATTTCCAAGTTTGTGTTAAAAGCGACCTGTTGACAATCATGATTGATAGTCCATGACTCGTATTGAAACTGTTCGTTATAATCACGAGTTAGGAATACACCATCAGAGTGTGACATTCAATCGCTTTacttcaaagaaaaaaacacagaCAAGAAAATTAAACCCGACGTGGTTTGGGGGAAACTATTCATTGAAATAATATACAATCAATGGGGTTTCTATAGAATGAAAAAGACTACGATACCTCGAGAATGATTACTGTTGCACCGAGATTAACTAGCTTACTAAGTTTGATTGTAAATATTGACTTCGCACCGGGGTTGTGTTGTGTAcatgttatgacgtcataaaactTGAAAATAGAATATGTCCATTGATATTAAGACTGGCACAGAAGAAAGAAATCAATGGAAAGGACTTGCAAAGTGTCCCACACTGGACGCCCCCTTTAGACAAAATACACTGTCGAAAGTAAAAATCTCTCATTCTACAAAGTGTCCCACATTGGACGCCTCCTCTAGACAAAATACACTGTCGAAAGTAAAAATCTCTCATTCTACAAAGTGTCCCACATTGGACGCCTCCTCTAGACAAAATACACTGTCGAAAGTAAAAATCTCTCATTCTACAAAGTGTCCCACATTGGACGCCTCCTCTAGACAAAATACACTGTCGAAAGTAAAAATCTCTCATTCTACAAAGTGTCACACACTGGACGCCTCCTTTAGACAAAATACACTGTCGAAAGTAAAAATCTCTCATTCTACAAAGTGTCCCACACTGGACGCCTCCCCTAGACAAAATACACTGTCGaaagtaaaaatatttcttCCTAGAAAGTGTCCCACATTGGACGCCTCCTCTAGACAAAATGCACTGTCGAAAGTAAAAATATCTCATTCTACAAAGTGTCACCCACTGGACGCCTCCTCTAGACAAAATACACTGTCGAAAGTAAAAATATCTCATTCTACAAAGTGTCCCACATTGGACGCCTCCTCTAGACAAAATACACTGTAGGAAGTAAGACCCTTCATTCTACAAAGTGTCTCACATTGGACGCCTCCTCTAgacaaaatacattgtagaaaGTAAGACCCCTCATTCTACAAAGTGTCCCACATTGGACGCC
Above is a window of Pecten maximus chromosome 7, xPecMax1.1, whole genome shotgun sequence DNA encoding:
- the LOC117331660 gene encoding universal stress protein YxiE-like, which translates into the protein MATQTTESPKKVLIAMDGSENAEYAFNWYVDFCHKGGNHVILCHVADYKGLVHTPVMSLDTNLVMRMISEEENRIKLMLAKFTEMIKRSMMDGQVIRAVGESGEAIVRTAREQEVDYIVTGSRGLGTFRRTFLGSTSDYILHHSHIPVMIVQIPNTSHQ